The sequence CCTCCTGGCGGCGATCCTTCATGACAAAAAGGATGGTTCCATCCCGGGTGACCCCCCACTGCCGGGCCAGGGAGGCCTGGGCCACCGGGTCGATGAATCGGTAGGAGAACTTCCCATTGCTGTAATGCCGATACTGATCCAGCAGATCTTCCGCATCCTGGCGGGCGAACTGAAAATTCTGGGAGAAGAAGGCCAGAGCCTCCACGGGCTCTGGAAGGCTCCGCAGGATCTGCAGGGTCTGCGGGGAAAGAGAGAAGCGCTTTTCCGCTGTCAGATCCCAGCGCTGGGCGTGGCGGACGGCCAGGATGTTCAGCAGCGCCATAATACCGATGAAGGCGGCGCTGGCCAGCACCGCGTTCGCCCCAAAGGCAAAGGGGCGCCCTCCGATCCAGGCGCGGACCTGCTCAGGAGCGAGATACACAGCGATCCCGCTGAGCAGGATCGCCAGGATCAGAGCGATCACGGCGGGTGCGCCGAATCGCCCCTCGATCCCCCATGCCACCCCCGCGGCGACGAGCGCCAGCAGGGCCAGCCCCCACAGCGCCCGGAGGATCGATTCCGACGGCCGGGCCAGGTTCATCGCCACCTCCGCGAGTTCAGGATCTGAACCGTGAGGAAAAGGAAAGCCGCGATCACGCTCAGGTAATACGCCACATCGCTGGTGTCGATCAGGCCGCGGCGGAAGTTCATCAGGTGGTTTCGCAGATCGATATGGTTCAGGATCCGCTGCAGCGTGGGGTTGGTGATCCCATCCGCGGGCAGGCTGGCCACCGCCAGCAGGATCACCAGCCCGATCCCCACCACGGCCGCCACCACCTGGTTCTGAGAGAGGGAGGAAGAAAACAGGCCGATGGAAAGCAGGGCTGCCCCGAACAGAAACATCCCCAGATAGCCGGAGAGGATGGGCCCAACGTCCGGGTTGCCTCCCATCCAGAACAGCAAAAGGGGATAGACACCGGTGACGATCAGAAGCCCCAGGTAAAACACCAGCGCCGCCAGATACTTCCCCAGCACCACCTCCCAGTCCCGAACGGGCGCCGTCAGCAACAACTCCAGGGTCCCCAGCCGCTGTTCTTCCGCCAGCAGGCGCATGGTCAGCACCGGGGCCACGAAGAGCAGGATGGTGGTCATGACCCCGAAGATATAGCGCATGGTCGGCTCGGAACGGCTGAGGACCGTGAAGATCACGTCGGTGTAGAAGAAGAAGCCCATCATGGCCAGAAAAGCCGCCCCGACCAGATAGGCGATCGGGGAGACGAAATAGGCCCCCAGCTCGCGACGGGCGATCGCCCACAGTTTGCGCATGGAAACAACCTCCTCAATCCTGAGCGGTGACCTGGAGGAAGAGGTCTTCCAGAGTGAGGCCAACCGGGCGAAGCTCCAGCAGCCGCCAGCCCTGGCGCACCACCGCCTCCGCGATCGCCGGGCTGGGATCCTCGCGGGCCGTATTGGCCACTTCGATCTCATAGACGCCCGACTCCAGCCGTTCCACGCGGCGCACCCCCGGCAGCGCGCTTAAGACCTCGGGGATCTGCCGGTCGCCTCCCTCCACCCGGAGGAAAACCCGATCCGGCCGCCGGCTGCGCAGCGCCTCGCCCAGAGTCATATCCGCCCGGATCCGCCCTCGGTGGATGATCAGGACGCGGTCGCAGACCTGCTGGACCTCCGCCAGGATATGGGTGGAGAGCAGGATGGTATGGGTTTTCCCCAGCTCCTGGATCAGATCGCGGACTTCTCTGACCTGCCGGGGATCCAGGCCGATGGTGGGCTCATCCAGGATCAGGACGTCCGGGTTATGCAGGATGGCCTGAGCCAACCCCACCCGCTGGCGATATCCCTTGGAGAGCTTGCCGATCAGAACATCGGCTCGATCCTCCACACCGGTGAGGGCCATGGCGCGCTCCACCGCGACTTTCCGGTTCGGGAGGCCGCGGATCTCTGCCATGAAATTCAGATAAGCGCGAACGCTCATCTCGGGATACAGCGGCACTGTCTCCGGGAGATAGCCGATGTGCCGACGAGCCTCCAGGGATTGGAGCACAGTGTCATAGCCGGCGATACGTGCGCGGCCCCGGGTGGGCGGCATGTAGCCGGTAAGGATGCGCATGGTCGTCGTCTTCCCCGCCCCGTTCGGGCCCAGGAAGCCGACGATCTGGCCTCGCTCCACCCGGAACGTCACATCCTCAATGGCCACCACTCGATTGCCATAGATCTTGGTCAATCCCTCCGCTTCGATCATAAGACCTCACCCCAGCCTGAGATGCGCTGCGCAACGCAAGCTCCGACAGCCGCTGAATCAGGATGCCTCTTCATCCGGGATGATCCGCGCCGGCACGATGGTATGTCACCTGCCGGTTGAGGTCAAGCGGGCAGGATGCCGGCGGCGGGCGGAACCCGAGGGCCCGTCAGCCCTCTGAGAGGGACATGCGCAAAGCCTCGCCCTTCAAACCCGTGGGGTTTTTATACACCATAATTCAATATAGGCAACTCGAAGAAAGCCTGTCAAATCCCTCAACCCTCGAAATCCTCCCCCCGCATCTCCATCTCCAGCCACTCGATGGCCTTCCGCATCCGTTCCAGACGGACTTCCGCCCATCGCCGTCCGGTCTCGGTCTGCATTCGCTCAGGCAGGAAACGAATCTTGTGGAAGAACTCATGGGCTGCGGAGCCCGCATCGCCCTCCTCTTCCCGAACTGGCATCCAGAGCGGATGTCGATGCGCGCCGCTGTAGGCGAAGAGACGGGCCAGGCCGATGATCCCCAGCGCGTCCAGCTTATCCGCGTCGAACAGCACGCGGGCCTCCAGCGTGCGGGCGGCCCGGGTCTCCCGGAACCGATGGGCTTCGATGGCGTGGGCGACGGCCTCAATGAACTCGGGAGGCGCCCCCTGTTCCGAAAGCCACCGGCGGGCGAAGGCCGCCGAGGCGGCCGCATGATCGTTCTCCCCCCGACGCACATCGTGAAGCAATGCCGCCGCTCGCACCACGGCCCGATCGGCCCCCTCCATGCGAGCGATCCGCTCGGCAAGATGCATCACCCTCAGGATATGTTCGAAATCATGGGCCGGGTCACGCTCCACATACAGAGGGCGAACCGCTTCCGGATCCAGTTCCATGGCCTATCCCCTCCCCTACCAGGCATTGCGTTGTGGATCTTCCCACCCTTCACATCACCCGCATCCCGTCCCATCCCACCTCCACCGGACCTACAAAAGCTTCCTGGGCGCGCGCTTTCCATTCCCATGGATCGACTTCGGGCGGCACATGCACCAGAATGAGCCGCCGGACGCCGGCCTCCTGCGCCACCCAACCCGCGCCTTCCGGAGGGCTATGCCCGGGATATGCGCCTGTCGCCTCGTGAATCAGGACATCGGCCCCGCGGGCCAGGCGGATCATCTCCAGGCATGGCGCCGTATCCGCGGAATAGACGGCCACCCCCTCAGGGAGCTCGATCCGCAGGGCCAGCGTGGGGACGCTGTGGGAAACAGGGGCGGCCATCAGGCGGATCCCCTCGCTTTCTTCCACCACGGCTCCATGCTCCAGCGGGATCGGCCGCCAGTTCACCGGAAACATGCCGCTCCAGGAGCGCCACTCGAACAGTTCGAGCAACGCCTGGGCTCGTTCCACCGCATCTTCCGGCCCAGCAATCCAGAGGGGATGCGCTCGCCTTTGCAACCATAATCCCATCAGAAGCACGGGCAGCGCGCTGAGATGATCGGGATGGCGATGGGAGAGGAAAACCCCCTCCAACCGCGCTGGATCCAGACCCATGCGGCTCAGGCGATGGAGCGGCGATCCCCCCGCCTCGATCAGAATCAGGCGGCCGGCATGCTCCACGACCAGAGCGACGTAATCCCGCTGGGAATCCGGAACAGCGCCCGAGGTTCCCAGAAGCCAGAGCGCCATCGATCCACACTCCATTCCCAGCACAGGTCAGCCAATGGATAGGGATCCTGAGGGCCGTGAGGAATACACGGTTGAGGATGGGGGAAATGAACTCCTCCCGCGAAAAGCGCCCCCGAAGAAGCATCACGGCCGAACGGAGGAACCACGGCGAATTCAGGCCCTGGGATCGAGGGGGCGATCCGCGAAGCCGCGCGCCCCGCCGGCCCTCGCCCATCCGGACCTACCGCTGGCGCTTCCTCCGGCCCTCCCCACGATCGTTCCGTCCGCCTCCCCTCTCCAAAGCAGCCGGGGCGATCAAACGGATCATGGTTTCGTTGCTCTTCAAGCTGACCACCGCCGTCCCGGGTCGTGCCCGG is a genomic window of Thermoflexus sp. containing:
- a CDS encoding HD domain-containing protein, which translates into the protein MELDPEAVRPLYVERDPAHDFEHILRVMHLAERIARMEGADRAVVRAAALLHDVRRGENDHAAASAAFARRWLSEQGAPPEFIEAVAHAIEAHRFRETRAARTLEARVLFDADKLDALGIIGLARLFAYSGAHRHPLWMPVREEEGDAGSAAHEFFHKIRFLPERMQTETGRRWAEVRLERMRKAIEWLEMEMRGEDFEG
- a CDS encoding ribonuclease Z; this encodes MALWLLGTSGAVPDSQRDYVALVVEHAGRLILIEAGGSPLHRLSRMGLDPARLEGVFLSHRHPDHLSALPVLLMGLWLQRRAHPLWIAGPEDAVERAQALLELFEWRSWSGMFPVNWRPIPLEHGAVVEESEGIRLMAAPVSHSVPTLALRIELPEGVAVYSADTAPCLEMIRLARGADVLIHEATGAYPGHSPPEGAGWVAQEAGVRRLILVHVPPEVDPWEWKARAQEAFVGPVEVGWDGMRVM
- a CDS encoding ABC transporter permease subunit, with the protein product MRKLWAIARRELGAYFVSPIAYLVGAAFLAMMGFFFYTDVIFTVLSRSEPTMRYIFGVMTTILLFVAPVLTMRLLAEEQRLGTLELLLTAPVRDWEVVLGKYLAALVFYLGLLIVTGVYPLLLFWMGGNPDVGPILSGYLGMFLFGAALLSIGLFSSSLSQNQVVAAVVGIGLVILLAVASLPADGITNPTLQRILNHIDLRNHLMNFRRGLIDTSDVAYYLSVIAAFLFLTVQILNSRRWR
- a CDS encoding ABC transporter ATP-binding protein is translated as MIEAEGLTKIYGNRVVAIEDVTFRVERGQIVGFLGPNGAGKTTTMRILTGYMPPTRGRARIAGYDTVLQSLEARRHIGYLPETVPLYPEMSVRAYLNFMAEIRGLPNRKVAVERAMALTGVEDRADVLIGKLSKGYRQRVGLAQAILHNPDVLILDEPTIGLDPRQVREVRDLIQELGKTHTILLSTHILAEVQQVCDRVLIIHRGRIRADMTLGEALRSRRPDRVFLRVEGGDRQIPEVLSALPGVRRVERLESGVYEIEVANTAREDPSPAIAEAVVRQGWRLLELRPVGLTLEDLFLQVTAQD